From Eremothecium sinecaudum strain ATCC 58844 chromosome V, complete sequence, a single genomic window includes:
- the SPT14 gene encoding phosphatidylinositol N-acetylglucosaminyltransferase SPT14 (Syntenic homolog of Ashbya gossypii AAL108C; Syntenic homolog of Saccharomyces cerevisiae YPL175W (SPT14); 1-intron in Ashbya gossypii) produces MTRINVAMVCDFFYPQLGGVEFHIYHLSQKLIELGHSVVIITHAYGDRKGVRYLTNGLKVYYVPYLVLYRETTFPTVFASFPIIRNILLREQIHIVHSHVSVSTLAHESILHANTLGIYTVFTDHSLYGFDSIGSILVNKLLKFTLTCVDHTICVSHTCKENMVLRADLEPDQISVIPNAVVSKDFKPRSNNVFRTKDCITIVVISRLFPNKGADLLTHLIPRVCALHKRVEFIIAGDGPNFVDFQQMIESFRLQERVQLLGAVNHEDVRDVMCLGDIYLHASLTEAFGTVLVEAASCGLLIVTTKVGGIPEVLPEHMTVYASETSVSSLVEATSTAIQLLNSFEVDTSSFHSDIRQMYDWLDVARRTVEVYKTVRSQPTNKNWIAMLEKFYKRDNVWARTLFVLCCVTEYILWYILEWWAPRSEIDIVPKWPAKSSIHS; encoded by the exons ATGACTAGGATCAATGTGGC AATGGTGTGTGATTTCTTTTATCCACAGTTAGGAGGTGTGGAATTCCATATATACCATTTGTCCCAGAAGTTAATCGAATTAGGTCATTCGGTTGTGATAATTACTCATGCATATGGTGATAGAAAAGGCGTTAGGTATTTGACAAATGGTTTGAAGGTATATTATGTTCCATACTTAGTGTTATACAGAGAAACTACGTTTCCAACTGTGTTCGCTAGTTTCCCAATAATTCGAAACATATTGCTGAGGGAGCAGATCCATATTGTTCATTCACATGTTAGTGTTTCTACGCTGGCCCATGAAAGTATATTACATGCTAATACGTTGGGAATCTATACTGTTTTCACCGATCACTCTTTATATGGCTTTGACAGTATAGGGTCAATTCTGGTTAATAAGCTTCTAAAATTTACCCTTACATGCGTCGACCACACGATATGCGTCTCTCATACTTGTAAGGAAAATATGGTTCTTAGAGCGGATCTGGAGCCCGACCAAATATCTGTTATACCGAATGCCGTTGTTAGCAAGGACTTTAAGCCTCGAAGCAACAACGTATTCCGCACCAAAGATTGCATTACAATTGTTGTTATATCTAGGCTATTTCCAAATAAGGGCGCAGATTTACTCACGCACTTAATTCCCAGAGTGTGTGCTTTGCATAAAAGAGTGGAATTTATCATAGCGGGCGATGGCCCGAATTTTGTAGATTTCCAACAAATGATTGAATCTTTCAGGTTACAAGAACGAGTCCAACTACTGGGTGCCGTTAATCATGAAGATGTAAGAGATGTGATGTGTTTGGGGGATATATATTTGCATGCTAGTTTGACTGAGGCCTTTGGGACCGTCCTAGTGGAAGCAGCGTCCTGCGGTTTGCTGATTGTAACTACGAAAGTTGGAGGTATCCCAGAGGTTCTGCCAGAGCATATGACTGTATATGCCTCGGAAACCTCGGTATCGAGTTTAGTTGAAGCTACTAGTACTGCTATCCAGCTGCTTAATAGTTTTGAAGTCGATACTTCATCCTTCCATTCTGATATACGACAAATGTACGACTGGCTAGATGTTGCCAGGCGTACGGTGGAGGTTTACAAGACAGTGCGTTCGCAGCCGACTAACAAAAACTGGATTGCAATGCTAGAAAAGTTTTATAAAAGGGATAATGTTTGGGCAAGGACATTATTTGTACTATGTTGCGTCACAGAGTACATACTGTGGTATATATTAGAATGGTGGGCTCCCAGAAGCGAAATAGATATTGTACCAAAGTGGCCCGCCAAATCTTCCATCCATAGCTAG
- the DAP1 gene encoding Dap1p (Syntenic homolog of Ashbya gossypii AAL106W; Syntenic homolog of Saccharomyces cerevisiae YPL170W (DAP1)) gives MSFVKNILLGGVKTSEDPTGVTNENTENRESNSTSHKEPIVQTTFYPRTLYKFNGHDDEKIYIAIKGKVYDCSASRQFYGPSGPYSNFAGHDASRGLATNSFDIEMISSWDRPIDDLSDLSAQELEALDSWESHFERKYPCIGVLVPEPGVNI, from the coding sequence ATGTCTTTTGTCAAGAACATACTATTAGGAGGTGTAAAGACAAGTGAGGACCCAACAGGAGTCACCAATGAGAACACAGAAAATCGTGAATCGAATTCAACGAGTCATAAAGAACCAATAGTACAAACTACATTTTATCCAAGAACTTTATACAAGTTTAACGGTCATGATGACGaaaaaatatatattgCAATCAAAGGAAAGGTTTACGACTGCAGTGCAAGTAGACAATTCTATGGTCCTAGTGGCCCATATTCAAACTTTGCAGGTCATGATGCTTCAAGAGGTTTAGCTACTAATTCCTTTGACATAGAAATGATATCTAGTTGGGACCGGCCGATAGATGATTTATCGGACTTATCGGCCCAGGAGTTGGAAGCGTTGGACAGCTGGGAATCACATTTCGAAAGAAAGTACCCTTGCATAGGAGTATTGGTACCAGAACCTGGTGTCAACATTTAA
- the MEX67 gene encoding Mex67p (Syntenic homolog of Ashbya gossypii AAL104C; Syntenic homolog of Saccharomyces cerevisiae YPL169C (MEX67)), producing MNAFGNVNQLGSMAQEFQTQNKAKVSVRGWQNATQQDLLNFVTRKTRIAIQNSYVQGDLVIGYVNKHEVQPLLKFNGIRFAGNALKFEDMEGVGNTSTSNTISLLRNFLFKRYNAQTRMLDLGNMYHDPDLIQNGLVSNTSTQSKMFLALMKLASNEKQLFVESVNLSNNNLKDVDGISTLAQTFPGLKNLCLANNQISRFQSLNVWKNKFKELRELLMMNNPIANDPEYRRELLRIFPKMVILDSAVVRDENKLNAIYTFPMQLQQFFFEESNLGSSAIDFVTNFLRLWDTDRAQLMGLYTPQSQFSISVDSSVPATTVQDCDQSPSFGHYLSFSRNITKVSSEKSKQERLGMGLESIHKLFKSIPGTKHFLQEQPDNYSLQTWSYPPVGGFVIILHGFFEEVSKPEVDNAKSYGSNSRNRRYNHGYQSNSQSKLSKKSFDRTWVIVPNQGSVIIASDLLTIRSYVLGAWTKKSAPQPPAIEQQPPTMQPMDAPKITPVLTQPLGTAMQPQSDAQAKFQMEFLNRLHLETKLNAEYTLMLAEQSGWDYDTAIKGFQSSVNNLPRNAFL from the coding sequence ATGAACGCATTTGGAAATGTTAACCAATTAGGTTCTATGGCTCAGGAGTTTCAAACTCAGAATAAGGCAAAGGTTAGCGTTAGGGGTTGGCAAAACGCAACACAACAAGACCTGTTAAACTTCGTTACTAGAAAAACCAGGATTGCAATTCAAAACTCCTATGTGCAGGGAGATTTGGTAATTGGATATGTTAATAAACATGAGGTGCAACCGCTTTTGAAGTTTAATGGGATTCGATTTGCTGGTAATGCTTTGAAATTTGAAGATATGGAGGGTGTTGGAAATACATCTACATCCAATACAATATCTTTACTGAGGAATTTTCTGTTTAAGAGATATAATGCTCAAACTAGGATGTTAGATTTGGGGAATATGTACCATGACCCGGATTTAATTCAAAATGGGTTGGTCTCTAATACTTCTACACAGTCGAAGATGTTTTTGGCTTTGATGAAGCTTGCGTCCAACGAAAAGCAGCTATTTGTGGAGTCTGTGAACTTGTCTAATAATAATCTTAAGGACGTGGATGGTATTTCGACACTTGCGCAAACGTTTCCTGGATTAAAAAATCTATGTCTAGCGAACAACCAGATTTCGAGGTTCCAATCACTTAATGTATGGAAAAACAAATTTAAGGAATTGAGAGAACTGCTGATGATGAATAACCCCATTGCGAATGATCCAGAGTATCGTAGAGAGCTGCTGAGGATCTTTCCAAAAATGGTCATTTTAGATAGCGCGGTTGTGCGTGATGAGAACAAGTTGAATGCGATATACACCTTTCCGATGCAACTGCAGCAGTTTTTCTTTGAGGAGAGCAACTTGGGTTCATCTGCAATTGATTTTGTTACGAATTTTCTCAGGCTGTGGGATACTGATCGAGCACAACTAATGGGTTTGTATACTCCACAGTCGCAGTTTTCTATTAGCGTAGACTCCTCTGTTCCTGCGACCACCGTCCAAGACTGCGACCAATCTCCCTCATTTGGACACTACCTATCGTTTTCGCGAAATATAACTAAGGTCTCCAGTGAGAAGTCGAAACAGGAGCGGCTTGGTATGGGTCTTGAGTCAATTCATAAACTATTCAAGTCAATTCCCGGTACAAAACATTTTCTTCAAGAACAGCCTGACAATTACTCATTACAAACATGGTCCTACCCTCCTGTAGGTGGCTTTGTTATTATCCTGCATGGATTCTTTGAGGAAGTGTCCAAACCAGAGGTAGACAATGCCAAATCATATGGTTCAAACAGCAGGAATAGGCGGTATAATCACGGCTATCAAAGCAATTCACAGAGCAAACTCTCGAAAAAATCATTTGATAGAACCTGGGTTATCGTACCTAATCAAGGCAGCGTCATTATTGCATCTGATCTTTTGACTATCAGATCATATGTTTTGGGTGCATGGACAAAGAAATCCGCTCCTCAACCACCAGCGATCGAACAGCAACCTCCTACAATGCAACCAATGGATGCACCTAAAATCACACCAGTTCTGACACAGCCTTTGGGAACAGCAATGCAGCCTCAAAGTGACGCGCAAGCAAAGTTCCAAATGGAATTCCTCAATAGGTTACACCTTGAAACGAAATTGAACGCTGAATATACATTGATGTTAGCAGAGCAGAGCGGTTGGGATTATGATACCGCAATTAAAGGCTTTCAAAGCAGTGTCAATAATCTACCAAGAAATGCGTTTTTATAA
- a CDS encoding HEL121Cp (Syntenic homolog of Ashbya gossypii AAL107W; Syntenic homolog of Saccharomyces cerevisiae YOR256C (TRE2) and YPL176C (TRE1)), translated as MSASNDGYGRLSQNEQDILDPENSDNRNTVISQGFGDIELPVDPPIYNELSEIVEERPPFEQMGFQELEEVTHRKSFRQYWEGFQQNVIIPFKRKFWGPLNQLYMMSSEKLDYYLNKVGNPLILRRYVYILFMSFIVYYVSMSKMMPNNVESGTHGMFSDTPKLIEYAGRCINYAKMEQDLEYLSSMPHIAGTKGDFAMMDYVKESFTNNGLRSTRVYHFPAVINYAGEAAVSVYGDGVDKVVLDLSEENFNPMATAGKVEAAQLIYGHYGTEDDLKRLEDAHLLNENTVLLLHYDSFVANQVLLCQERGIKGILFISKSLDGKEDVIQRFPVGIPHYGFGNPSSAGYSAKFLGGAQPDQSLLIPKIPTIPISAKQGSQLKGMLSKSDRAVDFKNGWHSGGSNKIKIDMSLDPIQREDQPSWNVVSKIDGKEQSDKSIIIAAARDSTHYGASYPNFGQMLLLELVELFQQVKYKYDWKPLRNIYFISFDASMYNSAGATSLLKNNLAHLQEEAYAFLDITQLSVDPKGSKNIEVQCTPLLHEFFTKKSENFGFQLDVTDVKQYGQWVPYMTNGIPVIVFSSPHISKMEAPALTSEDTFSHLTNQTFNVNNGWATTGEMLLFLFQASLKLVDNPLIQFNILDYVRDLNVKLQDLAAMSKNRLNLQPIYDALVLWQKIGEDWRSWAYTWNNIFMNQEGGREPSMLAMNRWAWNRKLTGLYRAQVKLSGLPGRAFFKNLVSGPALRLSNTYDSWSFPGVRDAVQREDWETAQQQVIYVGNILKLAAAKFIEDVVDF; from the coding sequence ATGAGCGCTTCAAATGATGGCTATGGTCGACTAAGCCAAAATGAGCAAGATATTTTAGATCCGGAGAATTCAGATAACCGAAATACTGTTATTAGTCAAGGTTTTGGTGATATTGAGTTACCAGTCGATCCTCCGATATATAACGAATTATCGGAAATCGTTGAAGAGAGGCCCCCGTTCGAACAGATGGGGTTTCAGGAACTAGAAGAGGTAACGCATAGAAAGAGTTTTAGGCAGTATTGGGAAGGTTTTCAACAAAATGTAATTATACCGTTTAAAAGGAAGTTTTGGGGCCCTTTAAACCAACTATATATGATGAGTTCGGAAAAGCTGGATTACTATTTAAATAAGGTTGGAAATCCATTGATTTTAAGACGATATGTTTACATCCTGTTTATGTCGTTTATTGTATATTATGTTAGTATGAGCAAGATGATGCCCAATAACGTTGAGTCCGGGACCCATGGGATGTTCTCAGATACGCCTAAGTTGATTGAATATGCAGGGCGTTGTATTAATTATGCGAAAATGGAACAAGATTTGGAATATTTGAGTAGCATGCCCCACATTGCTGGTACGAAGGGCGATTTTGCTATGATGGACTATGTGAAGGAATCGTTTACGAATAATGGCTTGCGTTCAACGAGAGTTTATCATTTTCCAGCAGTTATTAATTATGCGGGCGAGGCAGCTGTTTCTGTTTATGGTGATGGTGTGGATAAAGTAGTACTTGACTTGTCTGAGGAGAACTTTAATCCTATGGCAACTGCTGGGAAAGTTGAAGCCGCTCAGCTTATATACGGTCATTATGGAACAGAAGATGACTTGAAACGCTTAGAAGATGCCCATTTACTAAACGAGAATACTGTTCTTTTACTTCACTATGACTCATTTGTGGCAAATCAGGTATTACTATGCCAAGAACGTGGTATAAAGGGCATATTATTCATCTCAAAGTCACTGGATGGTAAAGAGGACGTTATTCAAAGGTTTCCAGTAGGGATACCTCACTACGGATTTGGGAATCCTTCTTCAGCAGGATACTCTGCGAAGTTTCTAGGAGGAGCACAACCAGATCAATCGCTTCTAATTCCAAAGATTCCCACGATTCCAATCTCCGCTAAGCAGGGATCCCAGTTGAAGGGTATGTTATCGAAATCAGATAGAGCTGTAGATTTCAAGAATGGCTGGCATAGCGGTGGCTCTAATAAAATAAAGATAGATATGTCATTGGACCCTATTCAGCGTGAAGATCAGCCGTCTTGGAACGTCGTTAGTAAGATTGACGGGAAAGAGCAATCCGACAAATCAATCATTATAGCTGCTGCGCGGGACTCTACACATTATGGTGCAAGTTATCCAAACTTTGGCCAGATGCTATTATTGGAGCTAGTGGAATTGTTCCAGCAGGTGAAGTATAAATATGACTGGAAGCCATTAAGAAACATATATTTCATTTCCTTCGATGCTTCTATGTACAATTCTGCTGGTGCAACTTCTCTTCTTAAAAACAATCTAGCCCACTTACAGGAAGAAGCCTATGCTTTCTTAGATATAACCCAGTTAAGTGTAGACCCCAAAGGTAgtaaaaatattgaagTCCAATGTACTCCTTTGCTCCATGAGTTTTTCACCAAAAAAAGTGAGAACTTTGGATTCCAACTCGATGTGACAGACGTAAAGCAGTACGGGCAGTGGGTTCCATACATGACAAATGGTATTCCCGTGATTGTATTTTCTTCGCCTCATATTTCAAAGATGGAGGCTCCAGCCTTAACCAGCGAGGACACCTTCTCACACCTCACTAATCAGACCTTTAACGTAAATAATGGCTGGGCCACTACCGGAGAAATGCTGCTCTTTTTATTCCAAGCATCACTTAAGTTGGTAGATAATCCATTGATTCAATTTAACATCCTAGACTATGTACGGGACTTAAATGTCAAACTACAAGATTTGGCCGCAATGTCTAAGAATCGACTAAACCTACAGCCTATTTATGATGCACTAGTACTATGGCAGAAGATAGGTGAAGACTGGCGCTCTTGGGCGTACACCTGGAACAACATTTTTATGAATCAAGAAGGTGGCAGAGAACCATCGATGTTGGCCATGAATAGGTGGGCATGGAACAGGAAGTTGACCGGCCTATACCGAGCGCAGGTTAAATTATCGGGCTTACCTGGACGGGCCTTCTTTAAAAATCTTGTTAGTGGGCCTGCTTTGCGTCTTTCAAACACATATGATTCCTGGTCATTCCCGGGGGTTCGAGACGCGGTACAGCGAGAAGATTGGGAAACGGCCCAGCAACAAGTTATATACGTCGGTAACATATTAAAGCTAGCGGCAGCTAAATTCATTGAAGATGTAGTCGATTTCTAG
- the OSW1 gene encoding Osw1p (Syntenic homolog of Ashbya gossypii AAL105C; Syntenic homolog of Saccharomyces cerevisiae YOR255W (OSW1)), translated as MRAPPQPRRSRHRYVSQVLQVVQDAVTLQKARERWHIHRLHKVNRANCRNGKPGTTSRRENSDLSIRLTDIANQPSGVDLQKKRRMPLLIASFPRGCGRSPRFNALEKNKWCKAMITRRKYKLKSFNSGAVPITGKGKKPTGDYSIKKEIAKHAHMKVNYHRKGVMNSTCVLVDIKNNQPPEYLTFDRDYSLRLCDYPSLSIRKPETLSIRKSEAKAC; from the coding sequence ATGAGAGCACCTCCACAGCCAAGAAGATCAAGACATAGGTACGTGTCCCAAGTTCTCCAGGTAGTACAGGACGCTGTCACCCTTCAAAAGGCCCGCGAAAGATGGCATATACACAGGCTTCACAAAGTGAATAGGGCCAATTGCCGTAACGGAAAGCCCGGAACAACCTCCAGGCGAGAAAACTCTGATTTGTCAATCAGACTAACAGATATTGCCAATCAGCCCAGTGGTGTAGATTTGCAAAAGAAAAGGCGTATGCCATTGCTTATAGCTTCCTTTCCAAGGGGATGCGGTAGATCTCCTAGGTTTAACGCCTTGGAGAAGAATAAATGGTGTAAAGCAATGATTACACGCAGGAAATACAAGTTAAAGTCCTTCAATAGCGGAGCTGTTCCAATCACAGGTAAAGGTAAAAAGCCCACTGGTGATTATTCTATTAAGAAAGAAATTGCCAAGCATGCTCACATGAAAGTCAACTACCATAGAAAAGGTGTTATGAACTCTACATGTGTTTTGGttgatattaaaaataatcAGCCCCCAGAGTACTTGACTTTTGACCGCGACTACAGTCTTCGTCTATGTGACTATCCTTCATTATCAATAAGGAAGCCAGAAACATTATCAATAAGAAAGTCAGAAGCAAAGGCCTGCTAA